A single Ammospiza caudacuta isolate bAmmCau1 chromosome 6, bAmmCau1.pri, whole genome shotgun sequence DNA region contains:
- the PATL1 gene encoding protein PAT1 homolog 1, which yields MFRYPSLEDCPLDEDEDAFQALGEEDEDIDQFNDDTFGAGAVDDDWQEAHERLAELEDKAGSSRERDGPVGNDGDVLGDPEDALAERLTRLVIDSELEDPAIMQAVHTRDPPQPGGLNSSIWDSSAVLRRIRGPLLAQEMPAVSVLDYALPQRPPQARDEERDPSERALPRRSSSPIIGSPPVRAIPIGTPPKQAAIPNFNQQILCPKPVHIRATMQQRYPAPYGERMSPNQLCSVPNSSLLGHPFPHSVSPVLTHLQRAQLLGGAQVKPGRMSPSQFARVSGLVGSPLPSVNPKLLQGRVGQMMSPAGGFRAFFGAPPAPPPSQLPHPPGPGSHLQNLRPQPQMFRPDTTHLHPQHRRLLHQRQQQNRNQHRSLNGSGGDRGGHRSSHQEQIRKDPYANLMLQREKDWVSKIQMMQLQSTDPYLDDYYYQNYFQKLEKLAAAEEVHGDGPKKERTKLITPQVAKLEHTYKPVQFEGSLGKLTVSSVNNPRKMIDAVVTSRSEDDETKEKQVRDKRRQTLVTIEKTYSLLLDVEDYERRYLLSLEGERPALMEERKQKICDMYDNLRGKAPGQDRPSDDHFMQIMCIRKGKRLVARILPFLAPEQAADVLMATARNLPFLIKKDAQDEVLPCLLRPFSHVLYHLPLGTVTSLVQQLTNLPQSAAAPTNLHLTAVLQNKFGLSLLYLVLSRGEELQSSDTNTELMQDNQWTELMLMATRELLRIPQGALAKPVSIPSNLISLFSRYVDQQKLNLLETKLHLVQGIR from the exons ATGTTCCGGTACCCG TCCCTGGAGGACTGCCCGCTGGACGAGGATGAAGATGCCTTCCAGGCCCTgggggaggaggatgaagaCATCGACCAGTTCAACGATGACACCTTCGGGGCCGGCGCCGTCG ATGACGACTGGCAGGAAGCCCACGAGCGGCTGGCGGAGCTGGAGGACAAGGCCGGCTCGAGCCGGGAGCGGGACGGTCCCGTTGGGAACGACGGGGACGTCCTGGGCGACCCCGAGGACGCGCTGGCCGAGCGGCTGACGCGCCTCGTCATCGACAGCGAGCTGGAGGACCCGGCCATCATGCAGGCCGTGCACACCAGGGATCCCCCGCAG cctggagggCTCAATTCCAGCATCTGGGACAGCTCGGCCGTGCTGCGGCGCATCCGGGGGCCGCTCCTCGCTCAG GAGATGCCCGCGGTGTCCGTGCTGGATTATGCCCTGCCCCAGCGGCCTCCGCAGGCTCGGGATGAGGAGCGGGATCCCTCGGAGCGGGCGCTGCCCCGGCGCTCCTCCTCCCCCATCATCGGGAGCCCCCCTGTCCGGGCCATTCCCATCGGCACCCCCCCCAAACAGGCCGCCATCCCCAACTTCAACCAGCAG ATCCTGTGTCCCAAGCCTGTCCACATCCGAGCTACCATGCAGCAGCGTTATCCCGCTCCCTATGGAGAGAGGATGTCCCCCAACCAGCTCTGCAGTGTTCCG AATTCCTCCCTCCTGGGCCACCCGTTCCCCCACAGCGTCTCTCCCGTCCTCACACACCTGCAGAGAGCCCAACTGCTCGGAGGAGCCCAGGTAAAGC CCGGCCGAATGTCCCCCAGCCAGTTTGCCCGCGTGTCCGGGCTGGTGGGGAGCCCGCTGCCCTCGGTGAACCccaagctgctgcagggcagagttGGGCAGATGATGTCCCCGGCCGGAGGGTTCCGTGCCTTTTTCGGggctccccccgccccgcccccctcGCAGCTGCCGCACCCTCCGGGCCCCGGATCCCACCTGCAGAACCTGAG gccTCAGCCCCAGATGTTCCGGCCGGACACGACCCACCTGCACCCGCAGCACCGGCGGCTCCTGCACcagcggcagcagcagaaccGCAA ccAGCACCGGAGCCTCAACGGCTCCGGGGGGGACCGAGGGGGCCACCGGAGCAGCCATCAGGAGCAGATCCGTAAGGATCCCTACGCCAACCTCATGCTGCAGCGGGAGAAGGACTGGGTGTCCAAGATCCAGAtgatgcagctgcagagcactgaTCCCTACCTGGATGATTATTATTATCAG aATTACTTCCAGAAGCTGGAGAAGTTGGCAGCAGCCGAGGAAGTACACGGTGACGGCCCCAAGAAGGAGCGCACTAAACTCATCACCCCTCAGGTGGCCAAGCTGGAGCACACCTACAAGCCAG TGCAGTTTGAGGGCTCGCTGGGAAAGCTCACCGTCTCCAGTGTCAACAACCCCCGGAAGATGATCGATGCCGTGGTGACGTCCCGCAGCGAGGATGAT GAGACGAAGGAGAAGCAGGTTCGGGATAAGAGGCGACAGACGCTCGTCACCATTGAGAAG ACGTACAGCCTCCTCCTGGACGTGGAGGACTACGAGCGCCGCTACCTCCTGAGCCTGGAAGGGGAGCGGCCAGCCCTCATGGAGGAGAGGAAGCAGAAGATCTGTGACATGTATGACAATCTGAGGGGGAAGGCACCTGGGCAGGACAG gccgAGCGATGACCACTTCATGCAGATCATGTGCATCCGGAAAGGAAAGCGCCTGGTGGCCCGGATCCTGCCCTTCCTGGCTCCAGAGCAAGCGGCTGACGTGCTCATGGCCACGGCCAGGAACCTGCCCTTCCTCATCAAGAAGGATGCTCAGGATGAG GTGCTTCCCTGCCTCTTGAGGCCCTTTTCCCACGTCCTCTACCACCTTCCCTTGGGAACAGTCACCAGCCTTGTGCAGCAGCTCACCAACCTACCTCAGAGCGCCGCCGCTCCCACCAACCTGCACCTCACTGCTGTGCTCCAAAACAAG ttTGGTCTGTCCCTGCTGTATCTGGTCCTGAGCCGAGGGGAGGAATTGCAGAGCTCGgacacaaacacagagctgaTGCAGGACAACCAATG GACGGAGCTGATGCTGATGGCGACCCGGGAGCTGCTGCGGATCCCTCAGGGAGCCTTGGCAAAGCCCGTGTCCATCCCCTCCAACCTGATCTCCCTCTTCTCCCGCTACGTTGACCAGCAGAAGCTGAACCTGCTGGAGACGAAATTGCA CTTAGTGCAGGGGATCCGGTAG
- the STX3 gene encoding syntaxin-3 isoform X2, with the protein MKDRLEQLKAKQDADDEEELEIAVDNTAFMDEFFSEIEETRQNIDKISENVEEAKKLYSIILSAPIPEQKTKDDLEQLTTDIKKMANSVRNKLKSMERNIEQDEARSSADLRIRKSQHSVLSRKFVDVMTKYNEAQVDFRERSKGRIQRQLEITGKNTTDEELEEMLESGNPSIFTSGIMDSQISKQALSEIEGRHKDIVRLESSIKELHDMFVDIAMLVENQGAMIDRIENNMDQSVGFVERAVADTKKAVKYQSEARRKKIMIMLCCIILAIILASSIGSIFA; encoded by the exons ATGAAGGACCGGCTGGAGCAGCTCAAGGCG AAGCAGGATGCAGACGacgaggaggagctggagatcGCCGTGGACAACACGGCCTTCATGGATGAGTTCTTCTCGGAG ATTGAGGAGACCCGGCAGAACATCGACAAGATCTCGGAGAACGTGGAGGAAGCCAAGAAGCTCTACAGCATCATCCTCTCAGCCCCCATCCCAGAGCAGA AGACCAAAGATGACCTGGAGCAGCTGACGACAGACATCAAGAAAATGGCCAACAGCGTCCGTAACAAGCTGAAGA GCATGGAGAGGAACATCGAGCAGGACGAGGCACGATCCTCCGCTGACCTCCGGATACGCAAGTCCCAG cactcgGTGCTGTCCCGCAAGTTCGTGGATGTCATGACCAAGTACAACGAGGCGCAGGTGGATTTCCGGGAGCGGAGCAAGGGCCGGATCCAGCGCCAGCTGGAAATCA CCGGCAAGAACACGACGGacgaggagctggaggagatgcTGGAGAGTGGGAACCCCTCCATCTTCACCTCGGGG atcATGGACTCGCAGATCTCGAAGCAGGCGCTGAGCGAGATCGAGGGGCGGCACAAGGACATCGTGCGCCTGGAGAGCAGCATCAAGGAGCTCCACGACATGTTCGTGGACATCGCCATGCTGGTGGAGAACCAG GGAGCCATGATCGACCGCATAGAGAACAACATGGACCAATCTGTGGGCTTCGTGGAACGGGCCGTGGCTGACACCAAAAAGGCTGTGAAGTACCAAAGTGAGGCCAGGAGG AAGAAGATCATGATCATGTTGTGCTGCATCATCCTCGCCATCATCCTGGCATCCAGCATCGGGAGCATCTTCGCCTGA
- the STX3 gene encoding syntaxin-3 isoform X3: MKDRLEQLKAKQDADDEEELEIAVDNTAFMDEFFSEIEETRQNIDKISENVEEAKKLYSIILSAPIPEQKTKDDLEQLTTDIKKMANSVRNKLKSMERNIEQDEARSSADLRIRKSQHSVLSRKFVDVMTKYNEAQVDFRERSKGRIQRQLEITGKNTTDEELEEMLESGNPSIFTSGVSPDIMDSQISKQALSEIEGRHKDIVRLESSIKELHDMFVDIAMLVENQGAMIDRIENNMDQSVGFVERAVADTKKAVKYQSEARRKKIMIMLCCIILAIILASSIGSIFA, encoded by the exons ATGAAGGACCGGCTGGAGCAGCTCAAGGCG AAGCAGGATGCAGACGacgaggaggagctggagatcGCCGTGGACAACACGGCCTTCATGGATGAGTTCTTCTCGGAG ATTGAGGAGACCCGGCAGAACATCGACAAGATCTCGGAGAACGTGGAGGAAGCCAAGAAGCTCTACAGCATCATCCTCTCAGCCCCCATCCCAGAGCAGA AGACCAAAGATGACCTGGAGCAGCTGACGACAGACATCAAGAAAATGGCCAACAGCGTCCGTAACAAGCTGAAGA GCATGGAGAGGAACATCGAGCAGGACGAGGCACGATCCTCCGCTGACCTCCGGATACGCAAGTCCCAG cactcgGTGCTGTCCCGCAAGTTCGTGGATGTCATGACCAAGTACAACGAGGCGCAGGTGGATTTCCGGGAGCGGAGCAAGGGCCGGATCCAGCGCCAGCTGGAAATCA CCGGCAAGAACACGACGGacgaggagctggaggagatgcTGGAGAGTGGGAACCCCTCCATCTTCACCTCGGGGGTGAGCCCTGAC atcATGGACTCGCAGATCTCGAAGCAGGCGCTGAGCGAGATCGAGGGGCGGCACAAGGACATCGTGCGCCTGGAGAGCAGCATCAAGGAGCTCCACGACATGTTCGTGGACATCGCCATGCTGGTGGAGAACCAG GGAGCCATGATCGACCGCATAGAGAACAACATGGACCAATCTGTGGGCTTCGTGGAACGGGCCGTGGCTGACACCAAAAAGGCTGTGAAGTACCAAAGTGAGGCCAGGAGG AAGAAGATCATGATCATGTTGTGCTGCATCATCCTCGCCATCATCCTGGCATCCAGCATCGGGAGCATCTTCGCCTGA
- the STX3 gene encoding syntaxin-3 isoform X1, with protein MKDRLEQLKAKQDADDEEELEIAVDNTAFMDEFFSEIEETRQNIDKISENVEEAKKLYSIILSAPIPEQKTKDDLEQLTTDIKKMANSVRNKLKSMERNIEQDEARSSADLRIRKSQHSVLSRKFVDVMTKYNEAQVDFRERSKGRIQRQLEITGKNTTDEELEEMLESGNPSIFTSGIMDSQISKQALSEIEGRHKDIVRLESSIKELHDMFVDIAMLVENQGAMIDRIENNMDQSVGFVERAVADTKKAVKYQSEARRTLPTLPAMSPPGGILPGSDPGPLLSLLLPDPLLPALRVPVPAAGSSTAAFPARPARPAFPGICPSCPHGRGQDSVRGDAARGDKDTNPRAGRSPARASRWNEGGDRDRTRGLVAPVWFVVTAL; from the exons ATGAAGGACCGGCTGGAGCAGCTCAAGGCG AAGCAGGATGCAGACGacgaggaggagctggagatcGCCGTGGACAACACGGCCTTCATGGATGAGTTCTTCTCGGAG ATTGAGGAGACCCGGCAGAACATCGACAAGATCTCGGAGAACGTGGAGGAAGCCAAGAAGCTCTACAGCATCATCCTCTCAGCCCCCATCCCAGAGCAGA AGACCAAAGATGACCTGGAGCAGCTGACGACAGACATCAAGAAAATGGCCAACAGCGTCCGTAACAAGCTGAAGA GCATGGAGAGGAACATCGAGCAGGACGAGGCACGATCCTCCGCTGACCTCCGGATACGCAAGTCCCAG cactcgGTGCTGTCCCGCAAGTTCGTGGATGTCATGACCAAGTACAACGAGGCGCAGGTGGATTTCCGGGAGCGGAGCAAGGGCCGGATCCAGCGCCAGCTGGAAATCA CCGGCAAGAACACGACGGacgaggagctggaggagatgcTGGAGAGTGGGAACCCCTCCATCTTCACCTCGGGG atcATGGACTCGCAGATCTCGAAGCAGGCGCTGAGCGAGATCGAGGGGCGGCACAAGGACATCGTGCGCCTGGAGAGCAGCATCAAGGAGCTCCACGACATGTTCGTGGACATCGCCATGCTGGTGGAGAACCAG GGAGCCATGATCGACCGCATAGAGAACAACATGGACCAATCTGTGGGCTTCGTGGAACGGGCCGTGGCTGACACCAAAAAGGCTGTGAAGTACCAAAGTGAGGCCAGGAGG ACGCTCCCGACGCTCCCAGCGATGTCACCTCCCGGCGGGATCCTCCCCGGCTCTGATCCTGgacccctcctctccctgctcctcccggacccgctgctcccagccctccgTGTCCCGGTTCCCGCCGCCGGCTCCAGCACCGCCGCCTTTCCCGCCCGTCCCGCCCGTCCTGCTTTCCCTGGGATCTGCCCCTCATGTCCCCACGGAAGGGGACAGGATTCCGTCCGTGGGGACGCGGCGAGGGGTGACAAGGACACAAATCCGAGAGCCGGACGCTCACCCGCGCGGGCATCCCGGTGGAATGAGGGCGGGGATAGGGACAGGACACGGGGTTTGGTGGCACCAGTGTGGTTTGTTGTCACCGCGCTGTGA
- the MRPL16 gene encoding large ribosomal subunit protein uL16m, producing the protein MAAPLRHFRRVPAMWRWRLPGLLRAGGGPGGVAVPRAGLKKWRLPPDYSGITIPEKPKLKFVDKVPAVPKVLREPRRLRDIRGPSQVATDFTQGQYGILALGGGYLHWGHFEMIRLTIGRSIDPKSMFAVWRVPAPYKSVTKKSLGHRMGGGKGPVDRYVTAVKSGRLVVEVGGRCEFGEVRPFLDRVAQKLPFPAVAVSRESLQEMRREEEQRRLDNQNPWTFERVVTSNMLGMRKYLSPYDLKLKGRYWGKFFLKHRV; encoded by the exons ATGGCGGCGCCCTTGCGGCACTTCCGGCGTGTCCCGGCGATGTGGCGATGGCGGCTCCCGGGGCTGCTCCGGGCCGGGGGAG GTCCCGGCGGCGTCGCGGTTCCCCGGGCGGGGCTGAAGAAGTGGAGGCTGCCCCCGGATTACAGCG GGATCACCATTCCCGAGAAGCCGAAGCTGAAGTTCGTAGACAAGGTGCCGGCGGTGCCCAAGGTCCTGCGGGAGCCGCGGCGGCTCCGTGACATCCGCGGCCCGTCCCAGGTGGCCACCGACTTCACGCAGGGGCAGTACGGGATCCTG GCTTTGGGCGGGGGGTACCTGCACTGGGGCCACTTCGAGATGATCCGCCTGACCATCGGGCGCAGCATCGACCCCAAATCCATGTTCGCCGTGTGGCGAGTGCCCGCCCCTTACAAGTCGGTGACGAAGAAGAGCCTGGGGCACCGCATGGGCGGCGGGAAGGGCCCCGTCGACCGCTACGTGACGGCGGTGAAGAGCGGCCGGCTGGTGGTGGAAGTGGGCGGGCGCTGCGAGTTCGGGGAGGTGCGGCCCTTCCTCGACCGCGTGGCGCAGAAATTGCCCTTCCCGGCCGTGGCAGTCAGCCGGGAGAGCCTCCAGGAGATGCGgcgggaggaggagcagaggaggctGGACAACCAAAACCCCTGGACTTTCGAGCGGGTGGTGACCTCCAACATGCTGGGCATGAGGAAGTACCTGAGCCCCTACGACCTGAAGCTCAAGGGACGCTACTGGGGCAAGTTTTTCCTGAAGCACAGGGTGTGA
- the LOC131559409 gene encoding LOW QUALITY PROTEIN: membrane-spanning 4-domains subfamily A member 12-like (The sequence of the model RefSeq protein was modified relative to this genomic sequence to represent the inferred CDS: inserted 2 bases in 1 codon) has protein sequence MPQPLTSRCSANGRGLWRGGTGAAPVGTGTAPGGPGXPPALLMQGMGSLRLGSRAVMYTAETLPKGKNRVMGTIQIMMGFLHIGFGIVLTTLTNVYTSVFVIGEIPFLGGVSFIISGCLSIGAEKSPTECAVKGSQTMNVISAIFALLGIVAFIVDLNLNGLYRSSLNSCSYLILLAGNGISIVLLIFTILEFCIAVATANFWCRATRLSSNEAMLIVPSATRVDLAVPPAELPQPPSYSELAAPEV, from the exons ATGCCGCAGCCGCTGACGTCACGGTGCTCAGCCAATGGGCGCGGGCTGTGGCGGGGTGGGACAGGGGCGGCCCCGGTGGGGACCGGGACTGCtccggggggtcccgg gcccccCGCTCTCCTCATGCAGGGCATGGGGAGCCTCCGGCTGGGCAGCCGCGCCGTCATGTACACGGCCGAGACCCTGCCCAAGGGCAAGAACCGCGTCATGGGG ACCATCCAGATTATGATGGGATTCCTGCACATCGGCTTCGGGATCGTCCTGACCACGCTCACCAATGTCTACACCTCTGTCTTCGTCATCGGAGAGATCCCTTTCCTGGGCGGCGTGTCG TTCATCATCTCGGGGTGCCTCTCCATTGGCGCCGAGAAGAGCCCCACGGAATGCGCG GTGAAGGGCAGCCAGACCATGAACGTCATCAGTGCCATCTTTGCCCTGCTGGGAATCGTGGCCTTCATCGTGGACCTCAACCTCAACGGGCTCTACCGCTCCAGCCTCAACTCCTGCAGCTATCTCATCCTG CTCGCAGGGAATGGGATTTCCATCGTGCTGCTCATCTTCACCATCCTGGAATTCTGCATCGCTGTGGCCACCGCCAACTTCTGGTGCCGGGCCACCCGCCTCAGCTCCAACGAG GCCATGCTGAtcgtccccagtgccacccgtGTGGATCTGGCCGTGCCGCCGGCGGAGCTGCCTCAGCCTCCCAGCTACAGCGAG CTGGCTGCTCCTGAAGTCTGA
- the LOC131559452 gene encoding membrane-spanning 4-domains subfamily A member 4D-like, whose amino-acid sequence MAATTVTDAGSVRIITEVIPATDPRAAQLASGSQAPARTSFQTQGFRRAHPKVLGTIHIFTGIVHICSGIILTLSEHRNPSLPVASGVFFWLGILLLVSGSLLVESERRDSPVLVKACCVLSVGVVLGTLVAIGIHGTAITRITPGCEKPEPFRTRPEWCLHMESKKLSNGLDSILALLGLLEFCVAVAVLAFGYDTVRQHTYTQLVREAAVLQIPGMLIHPFLPCTSRTFPWISLCLLPQAL is encoded by the exons ATGGCAGCCACCACAGTGACGGACGCGGGCAGCGTGAGGATCATCACGGAGGTGATCCCGGCCACGGATCCCCgggcagcccagctggcctCAGGCTCCCAGGCACCTGCCAGGACCTCATTCCAAACACAAGGCTTCCGCAGGGCTCATCCCAAGGTGTTGGGG ACCATCCACATCTTCACTGGAATTGTCCACATCTGCTCCGGGATCATCCTGACACTGTCGGAGCACAGGAACCCTTCCCTCCCTGTGGCCAGCGGGGTCTTCTTCTGGCTGGGGATCCTG CTCCTGGTCTCGGGCTCGTTGCTGGTGGAAAGTGAAAGGAGAGACAGCCCTGTGCTG GTCAAGGCCTGCTGTGTGCTCAGCGTGGGCGTTGTCCTGGGCACGCTGGTGGCCATCGGGATCCACGGCACGGCCATCACCCGGATCACACCTGGCTGCGAGAAACCCGAGCCCTTCCGGACCCGCCCGGAATGGTGCCTCCACATGGAGAGCAAG AAGCTGAGCAACGGCCTGGATTCCATCCTGGCGCTGCTCGGCCTCCTGGAATTCTGCGTGGCCGTGGCGGTTCTGGCGTTCGGATACGACACGGTCCGGCAGCACACGTACACCCAGCTGGTGAGGGAGGCGGCAGTCCTGCAAATCCCGGGAATGCTGATCCACCCCTTCCTCCCGTGTACCTCCCGGACATTTCCCTGGATTTCCCTGTGTTTGCTTCCCCAGGCGCTGTAG
- the CCDC86 gene encoding coiled-coil domain-containing protein 86 produces the protein MEGENGETPAPAPGATPEGPSGAAAAPAAAARRRRKGGKKRQEAVVTIPRGKPKSGRVWKDPGKKRFSHMIQDKALRSSWARKMKERQERKLVRDLARQLEEAKQREKEEKKRRREENLKRRLENERKAEIVQVIRNPLKLKRARKKQLRRVEKRDTLALLQKTPVRRSTATE, from the exons ATGGAGGGGGAGAACGGGGAGAccccggcaccggcaccgggagcgACCCCCGAGGGGCCCAGCGGGGCCGCCGCGGCTCCGGCTGCCGCGGCTCGGCGGCGGCGGAAAGGCGGCAAGAAGCGGCAGGAGGCGGTGGTCACCATCCCCCGGGGCAAGCCCAAGTCGGGACGCGTGTGGAAGGATCCCGGGAAGaagag GTTCTCCCACATGATCCAGGACAAGGCTCTCCGCAGCTCCTGGGCACGGAAAAtgaaggagaggcaggagaggaagCTGGTCCGGGATCTGGCACGGCAGCTGGAGGAAGCCaagcagagggagaaagag gaaAAGAAGCGGCGGCGGGAGGAGAACCTGAAGCGGCGCCTGGAAAACGAGCGGAAAGCCGAGATTGTCCAAGTG ATCCGGAACCCCCTGAAGCTGAAGAGGGCCAGGAAGAAGCAGCTGAGGCGGGTGGAGAAGCGGGACACGCTGGCCCTGCTCCAGAAGACGCCCGTGAGGCGCAGCACGGCCACAGAGTga
- the LOC131559207 gene encoding LOW QUALITY PROTEIN: acyl-coenzyme A amino acid N-acyltransferase 2-like (The sequence of the model RefSeq protein was modified relative to this genomic sequence to represent the inferred CDS: deleted 2 bases in 1 codon; substituted 1 base at 1 genomic stop codon) has product MSPRMCQQGRGHGVTHPPLGATLGIWQGLEVGNPRGFLNIPGFSWSMDTPFCIPGEGCGSELGWGDKGVHWLENGTAGISMEPWDGNGALELHAGVAILGVTLNPELEWGVSHPCPGMGRCHRESGDXQEFRGVASARQARGHGAGGLCPRHSRVNDFQGILKPFPVQSPRPRLCPAGYTMVEVTVTPQSSLADRPVQIRVRGLSPSQLVTLRAWLKDEQGECFQSRAFFRADGAGEVDPGLHAALGGSYSGLWPMGLLWFLQPDTLFRRLVKRDVAGSPFRVRLEVWDGLSLGTDPREQPLASCEAERWYVGPGVQRVPIREGRVRGALFLPPGPGPFPGVIDLFGGAGGLIEFRAGLLASRGFAVLALAFFAYDDLPRVLAQLDLEYFEEAAELLLRHPKVRGPGLGVVGVSKGAEVALAMATFLPQVAATVWINGTSFLYGNPLLYKDLRIPAIPYHTERVLFTEVGAMDNSAIFDDPRDAAHRASAIPVERIRGKVLFVVGEADRSFNSKLFAELALARMPPESGRVLSYPGAGHLIEPPGSPLCSNSAIRGTPKPVAWGGELQPHARAQEHSWQEILQFLELHLGSVAAMKL; this is encoded by the exons ATGAGCCCCAGAATGTGTCAGCAAGGAAGGGGGCATGGTGTCACACACCCTCCTCTGGGGGCAACGCTGGGAatttggcaggggctggaagtTGGAAATCCACGTGGATTTCTTAACATTCCTGGTTTTTCTTGGTCCATGGACACCCCTTTCTGCATTCCTGGGGAGGGATGCGGCTCTGAGCTGGGATGGGGGGACAAAGGGGTGCACTGGCTGGAAAATGGCACTGCAGGAATCAGCATGGAGCCCTGGGATGGGAAT GGAGCCCTGGAGCTTCATGCTGGGGTGGCAATTTTGGGGGTGACCCTGAACCCTGAATTGGAATGGGGCGTGTCCCACCCGTGTCCAGGAATGGGGAGGTGCCACAGGGAAAGTGGGGACTGACAGGAATTTCGGGGTGTGGCCAGTGCCAGGCAGGCACGGGGTCAtggggcaggagggctctgccctCGCCATTCCCGGGTTAATGATTTCCAAGGAATCCTCAAGCCtttccctgtgcagagcccacggcccaggctgtgcccagcggG GTACACCATGGTGGAGGTGACGGTGACGCCGCAGTCCTCGCTGGCCGACCGGCCGGTGCAGATCCGTGTGCGGGgactgtccccatcccagctggtcACGCTCCGGGCCTGGCTGAAGGACGAGCAGGGCGAGTGCTTCCAATCCCGTGCCTTTTTCCGTGCCGACGGAGCGGGAGAGGTGGATCCCGGGCTCCACGCCGCCCTGGGGGGCAGCTACTCGGGGCTCTGGCCCATGGGGCTCCTGTGGTTCCTGCAGCCCGACACGCTGTTCCGGCGGCTGGTGAAGCGGGATGTGGCCGGCAGCCCCTTCCGCGTGCGGCTGGAGGTGTGGGACGGGCTCAGCCTGGGCACGGATCCGCGGGAGCAGCCGCTGGCATCCTGCGAGGCCGAGCGCTGGTACGTGGGCCCCGGAGTGCAGCGGGTGCCCATCCGCGAGGGAAGGGTCCGTGGCGCCCTGTTCCTGCCTCCTG GTCCGGGCCCCTTCCCCGGAGTCATCGACCTGTTTGGGGGTGCGGGGGGCCTGATTGAGTTCCGGGCAGGGCTCTTGGCCAGCCGGGGCTTTGCCGTGCTGGCCCTCGCCTTCTTCGCCTACGACGACCTGCCCCGAGTCCTGGCCCAGCTGGACCTGGAATATTTCGAGGAAGcggctgagctgctcctccggcatcccaag gTCCGAGGCCCCGGCCTGGGTGTGGTGGGCGTCTCCAAAGGCGCGGAGGTGGCCTTGGCCATGGCCACCTTCCTGCCACAGGTGGCGGCCACGGTGTGGATCAACGGCACAAGCTTCCTGTACGGAAACCCGCTGCTCTACAAGGACCTGCGCATCCCTGCCATCCCCTACCACACCGAGCGCGTCCTTTTCACCGAGGTGGGAGCCATGGACAACTCGGCCATTTTCGACGACCCCCGGGACGCCGCGCACCGCGCCTCGGCCATCCCGGTGGAGAGGATCCGGGGCAAGGTGCTGTTTGTGGTGGGGGAGGCCGACCGCAGCTTCAACAGCAAGCTCTTCGCCGAGCTGGCCCTGGCGCGGATGCCGCCGGAGAGCGGCCGGGTGCTGTCCTACCCCGGCGCCGGGCACCTCATTGAGCCCCCCGGGTCCCCCCTGTGCAGCAACTCCGCCATCCGCGGCACCCCCAAACCCGTGGCCTGGGGGGGAGAGCTCCAGCCCCACGCCCGGGCACAGGAACATTCCTGGCAGGAGATCCTGCAGTTCTTGGAGCTCCATCTGGGCTCGGTTGCCGCCATGAAGCTGTGA